From a region of the Candidatus Rhabdochlamydia porcellionis genome:
- a CDS encoding autotransporter-associated beta strand repeat-containing protein, which yields MKTLLLLACHILILSSRSIWSSDFRVTNNADSGAGSLRQSIIDLNASGSSQPNTITFDPGLGRIWLLSDLPAIEVEGEFTTSTEDSLVIDGSKNQYRIFSPSNKSFRVNTSPFSSLALLGVLDSGSLVKLGNGELILEENNSYTGGTAVIAGLLALSGSGSLAPTGKVAINFEGMLDISAISSDAQTISNLSGSGGKIVLGAKTLVIEEGLSTEYGGAISGTGSIVKQGSQTLILMGKNTYVGGTIVNEGVLQGNTTSLQGDIVNNSSLVFDQINLGEYTGVISGSGTLIKKSAGTLILSNTNTYSGGTTVLEGGLQGNTMSLQGDIANDALVIFDQADTGTYNGMIAGTGAVIKQNTGTLILKGSNHTGGTTINAGRLTLLERLLSMGSVDIHAGVFDISSISASSQTIYNLSGVGGKVALGTKTLIAGSLDDTTYEGVISGAGSFTKQGSGTLTLSGVHIYTGATTISSGRIALSGNGSLAINNPVILSGVDSIFDIAEANGTRSIGSINGVKGSQILLGANTLIVGDSSYTSYAGIIRGTGAFVKQGSGKLILAGSNMYSGGTLVNAGVLQGSTNSLQGNILNNASVVFDQAYTGIYDGVLSGSGILTKQNTGTVVFTGPNTYSGGTIITLGTLALSGSGSISPTGSVMINVGNFDISNITASSQAIGELIGGGNIFLGEKALITAAENDTSYVGIISGTGSFIKQGNGALILSGTNIYSGGTTIHAGTLALSGSGELFPTGAITIHAGVFDISNIAGSFQNIGDLSGTGGKIVLGDKTLIQEASNHTSYAGAIKGSGALIKQGLGTLVLTGDNTYSGGTKVHGGILQGNTNSLQGNIFSDAQLVFDQISSGTYEGIIMGNGSLIKQGPGMLTMLNDCSCFTGTVSIHEGILMMKGKMGGEVEVSANAMLAGIGSVENVINHGMVKPGSSSGTLTVNGNYTQGASGILNIEIDELKASSLLQVTKSAILNGVLQVSPEPGLYLEGTTYTFLTTGSVTEQFSSTFSTRPLSYTINYFPTQAQLFILASSLILPARPSGNAGAVVDYLFCPSFDFTNTDLVTIGEALLELPANQYAEALNRLTPSQFGAFALNELENNFSIANSFFVTEANQRACYYPCESTHIWINPLGLVYSQKSRLQLGQEAVGFTNHTYGVTAGIDHLFSNDWKLGFGLGYSYSHLHWKNQAGKAKSDSGYLGPYIGYYCGSFYFDFLVLGAGNFYDVDRKIVFPGIDRTASSHPTTWDLSEIALIGFRLQPFCNFFIQPEVSLDQLNAFQESFHEKGADSINLAVKRKYTSFLRSLINLKFTKEWLMCNMCLAPSVNVGWLRTTPLTGRHYTAKFRKGTFCEPNFSVTSFSKVVDQILVSGQFLLSSQGGFSLSLGYDGRFGYGSQVNEINLALDWSF from the coding sequence ATGAAGACACTATTGCTTTTAGCTTGTCATATTTTGATTCTGAGCTCTAGATCTATATGGAGCTCTGACTTTAGAGTGACAAATAATGCAGATAGTGGGGCTGGGAGTTTAAGACAATCAATCATTGATTTAAATGCTTCAGGAAGTTCTCAGCCAAATACTATTACATTTGATCCAGGCCTTGGTAGGATTTGGCTTTTAAGCGATTTGCCTGCAATTGAAGTGGAAGGAGAATTCACCACATCTACTGAGGATTCTTTAGTCATCGATGGGAGCAAAAATCAATATCGCATATTTAGTCCATCGAATAAATCTTTTAGGGTTAATACTTCTCCTTTTTCTTCTTTGGCTTTATTAGGAGTTCTAGATTCAGGATCTCTTGTAAAATTGGGGAATGGAGAGCTCATTTTAGAGGAAAATAATAGTTATACTGGAGGAACAGCGGTTATTGCTGGTTTATTAGCTCTTTCTGGATCTGGAAGTTTAGCTCCTACTGGTAAAGTAGCGATCAATTTTGAAGGAATGTTGGATATTAGTGCTATTAGCTCTGATGCTCAAACAATTAGCAATTTAAGCGGATCTGGAGGAAAAATTGTTTTAGGAGCAAAGACATTGGTCATAGAAGAAGGGCTTTCCACAGAATATGGAGGGGCTATTAGTGGAACAGGTTCTATTGTTAAGCAAGGATCTCAAACGCTCATCTTAATGGGAAAGAACACCTATGTTGGTGGAACCATAGTCAATGAAGGGGTTTTACAAGGAAATACAACCAGCTTACAAGGAGACATCGTAAATAATTCTTCTCTTGTTTTTGATCAAATTAATTTAGGCGAATACACTGGGGTGATTTCAGGATCTGGCACTTTAATTAAGAAAAGTGCAGGAACACTTATCTTAAGTAATACGAATACGTATTCTGGAGGAACTACGGTCCTTGAAGGAGGATTGCAAGGAAATACAATGAGCCTGCAAGGAGATATTGCAAATGATGCTTTAGTCATATTTGATCAAGCTGATACAGGAACATATAATGGAATGATTGCAGGAACAGGGGCTGTAATCAAACAAAATACAGGGACACTTATCTTAAAAGGTAGTAACCACACTGGAGGAACAACGATTAATGCAGGAAGATTAACTCTATTAGAAAGATTACTTTCTATGGGATCTGTCGATATTCATGCAGGGGTCTTTGATATTAGTTCTATTTCAGCTTCATCGCAAACTATTTATAATTTAAGCGGTGTAGGAGGGAAAGTTGCCTTAGGAACAAAAACGCTCATTGCAGGATCGCTTGATGATACAACTTACGAAGGAGTGATTAGTGGAGCTGGTTCTTTTACTAAACAAGGATCAGGAACTCTTACACTTAGTGGAGTACATATTTATACTGGAGCAACAACGATTTCTTCTGGGCGAATTGCGCTTTCCGGTAATGGTTCTTTAGCAATAAATAACCCGGTTATTCTCAGTGGAGTAGATAGCATTTTTGACATTGCAGAAGCTAATGGTACACGTAGTATTGGAAGCATTAATGGGGTTAAGGGAAGTCAAATTTTATTAGGAGCTAATACATTAATCGTTGGAGATTCTAGTTATACAAGTTATGCAGGAATCATTAGAGGAACAGGTGCTTTTGTTAAACAGGGATCGGGAAAATTAATCCTAGCAGGTTCCAACATGTATTCTGGAGGGACTTTGGTTAACGCTGGAGTCTTACAAGGAAGTACAAATAGCCTACAAGGAAATATCTTAAATAATGCTTCTGTAGTGTTTGATCAAGCATATACAGGAATATATGATGGAGTGCTCTCAGGATCTGGCATTTTAACTAAACAAAATACAGGGACAGTGGTTTTTACAGGACCCAATACGTATTCTGGAGGGACAATAATCACTTTAGGAACATTAGCTCTTTCAGGATCAGGAAGCATATCTCCTACTGGATCTGTTATGATCAACGTAGGAAATTTTGATATCAGCAACATCACTGCTTCATCGCAAGCCATTGGTGAGCTAATTGGAGGAGGAAATATTTTTTTAGGAGAAAAAGCGCTGATTACGGCAGCTGAAAATGACACAAGTTATGTAGGAATCATTAGTGGAACAGGGTCTTTTATTAAGCAAGGTAATGGGGCACTGATTTTGAGTGGAACTAATATCTATTCCGGAGGGACAACAATCCATGCTGGGACATTAGCTCTTTCAGGATCCGGGGAGCTTTTTCCTACAGGAGCTATTACTATTCATGCAGGAGTTTTTGACATAAGTAACATTGCAGGTTCATTCCAAAACATAGGTGATTTAAGTGGTACAGGAGGAAAGATTGTTTTAGGAGATAAAACGCTGATTCAAGAAGCTTCTAATCATACAAGTTATGCAGGAGCAATCAAAGGCTCTGGTGCTCTTATTAAACAGGGCTTAGGAACTCTTGTGTTAACAGGTGATAACACCTACTCTGGAGGAACTAAAGTACATGGTGGAATTCTGCAAGGAAATACAAATAGTTTGCAAGGAAATATCTTCAGCGATGCTCAGTTGGTATTTGATCAAATAAGTTCCGGGACTTATGAGGGGATTATCATGGGGAATGGAAGCTTGATTAAACAAGGACCTGGGATGTTAACCATGCTAAATGATTGCTCCTGTTTTACAGGTACAGTTTCTATTCATGAAGGCATTCTTATGATGAAAGGCAAGATGGGAGGAGAAGTGGAGGTATCTGCTAATGCAATGTTAGCTGGTATAGGATCTGTAGAGAATGTCATCAACCACGGAATGGTTAAACCTGGTAGCTCGAGTGGAACTCTAACCGTAAATGGAAATTATACCCAAGGTGCTTCTGGAATATTAAATATAGAAATCGATGAGCTTAAAGCTAGTAGCTTGCTTCAAGTGACAAAATCTGCCATATTAAATGGAGTCTTACAAGTAAGCCCTGAACCTGGATTGTATTTAGAAGGAACAACCTATACCTTTCTTACCACAGGATCTGTTACAGAACAATTTAGCAGTACCTTTAGCACTAGGCCCCTTAGTTACACCATCAACTATTTTCCCACACAAGCTCAACTCTTTATTCTTGCTTCTTCTTTGATTTTACCTGCTAGACCAAGTGGCAATGCAGGGGCTGTAGTGGATTATCTATTTTGCCCCTCTTTTGACTTTACTAATACCGATCTTGTCACAATTGGAGAAGCCTTATTAGAACTTCCTGCAAATCAGTATGCAGAGGCTTTAAATAGATTAACCCCCTCTCAATTTGGAGCCTTTGCCTTAAACGAATTGGAAAACAACTTTAGTATAGCAAATAGTTTTTTTGTAACAGAAGCAAACCAAAGAGCTTGCTACTATCCCTGTGAATCTACCCATATTTGGATCAACCCATTAGGACTTGTCTATTCGCAAAAAAGCCGTCTGCAACTAGGTCAGGAAGCTGTGGGATTTACCAATCACACTTATGGGGTAACAGCTGGAATAGATCATCTATTTAGCAATGATTGGAAGCTAGGTTTTGGCCTTGGTTATTCCTATTCCCATTTACATTGGAAAAATCAAGCAGGAAAAGCTAAATCTGATTCAGGGTATTTAGGCCCTTACATAGGGTATTATTGTGGAAGTTTTTATTTTGACTTTCTTGTATTAGGCGCAGGTAATTTTTATGATGTAGATCGAAAAATTGTATTCCCAGGCATTGATCGCACAGCAAGTAGCCATCCTACTACTTGGGATCTTTCCGAGATTGCATTAATAGGCTTTAGACTACAGCCCTTTTGCAACTTTTTCATACAGCCAGAAGTTTCACTAGACCAGTTAAACGCTTTCCAAGAAAGCTTTCATGAAAAAGGAGCTGACTCTATAAATTTAGCCGTAAAAAGAAAATACACCTCTTTTTTACGCTCGTTAATCAATCTAAAATTTACTAAAGAATGGCTTATGTGCAACATGTGTTTAGCTCCGAGTGTCAACGTAGGTTGGCTTAGAACAACCCCTTTAACAGGTAGACACTACACAGCTAAGTTTCGAAAAGGTACGTTTTGTGAACCAAATTTTTCCGTGACTAGCTTTAGTAAAGTAGTAGACCAAATTCTTGTGAGTGGACAATTTCTGCTCTCTTCTCAAGGTGGTTTTAGTCTGTCTTTAGGTTATGATGGCAGGTTTGGATATGGCTCTCAAGTAAATGAAATCAATCTAGCTCTGGATTGGAGTTTTTAA